ACAGTAACGGGTCCCGGGATCTGAAGGTGTAGTATTCGGGATACTAGACTCCCCGGGGAAAACCTGAGCAGCATCGGCCAGAGCTGGAAGGCGAGTTCAGTTGCAACCGAACTACTTCAACAGAAGCAGCGTGCGCGTCTGTTGGAAGCCACCAGCCTTGAGCCTTGAGAAGTACGCACCGCTCGGCATGAGCGTTGTATCCCAGGTCACGGTATGACTCCCACCGGACTGTTGCTCATCCACCAACACGGCTACCCGCCTTCCTATTGCGTCGAAGATCGTCAACTCGACGTCGGCTGTTGAGGCGAGGTGGTACGGAATCGTTGTCGATCGCGAGAACGGGTTTGGATAGTTGTGTCCGAGCCGAAAATCATCGGGCATGCCGTCTTCCTCAACGGCAACACCGATAGCCCCGACGAACTCGAAAGAGTCGCCGTCACTAAGAGGCTTATGGGTGACCATTTCAAAGACATCTCCCGGTTCGGGGGCGACAGTCGGCGTTCCGACCGTCAAGAACCACGCCAGAGCCAGCTCTCCCGCATCGTCTTCTTCGAGTAGATAAAGCCGATCCGAAAAGCCGAGCGTACCGTCCCCGCGATCCAGGAAAATAACATCTCGAGGTTCCCCTGCGGTTACATTCTCGACCGTGAACCGCATCAGTCTGGCGCTGAATCCAAAGAGCGCTTTCGAAGTATCCGCCACCCCCTCCGTGATGGTGATGCGATAGTCATTGGGCGTCGCCAACAACGCTCCGAAACTCGGGGATTGCGATGCGATGGTCATCGGCATGTCCGTGTCTCCAGTAATCCACCTCGTCTGATCTGTATCGACGCCATCGGGCGCATCCTGGATCGATAATCTGATCCCGTCGAAGACCGGACTCTCGCGCAGTGATACAGGAAAGCCCGAGAAAATCTGGACTCCCAGATCCAGGTCCGTCACCGCATATGTCTTCAGTTCTGCTGTCGATTTTCCACGAACGGTCGACTCGCTCTCGGTGACACTGAAGTCGACTCGATACCGATGGTTCGTCAACAGGTCGGGTGCAACAAAATTGATCGAAATCACAGGACGCCCGTTGCCTACGACCTGCTCGATGTACGAACTGCTGTTGCGAGGGGTCTGTTTTGAGAAGATGGGGGTCGTCGAGGAAACGGTCGCTGCGCCGTCCGAGACGTCAAGGCGGATCTGAGACTCCGGCGCGTTTGGCAAAGAGGTCATGTCGACGATGACCGAACGCAGATCGCCGCTGGTCTCGTGGGAGAACGTGTCGATCGTCTCGAACGTTGCGCCTCCGTCCGAACTGTAAAACAGGGCGACGTCCAGCGAAGGTGAGTCGATGTCACCAGCCCGAAATCGCAGTGTCAGCGTCGTGTCCGTTACCAGAAGCCCGTCGACGAAATCCTCAGGAGCTCCTGGAGGAATCACCCGGTCACGAAATGGAAAATCCTGAAGCTGAACTATCGGGGTACCGGATGATCCATTGTCTATCTGGAACGGAGTCGATCGCTGGCGTGCATATACGAGGCCGTCAGGTCCGACGAGCATGATCCTCAGAAGCCCAAACGGCGTATCACCGAAAGCCTGTGTGTCAAAAGCATATGACCCCGTGTTGGGGATTCCGGAGTCCACCAGGTTCCACGTCTGGCCGTGATCCGGGCTGAACCATACTTCCACGCGGTCGCCGGGATTGGGCGCGGTCCATTCAATGGTCGAAGTCCCGCTCCATGTCGGGTAGCCGGTCGGAGCATTGAACTGAATTGCGTCCGG
Above is a window of Rhodothermales bacterium DNA encoding:
- a CDS encoding T9SS type A sorting domain-containing protein translates to MRKLLPLLTFMFGCLLCVSNGYAQPQELVDQFESREHTADGFTIPYRLFIPSPLNPAVQYPLILTLHGSGQRGSDNENQIATNRVATTWVETSAQSANPAFVVSPQAPTNGTWSIGSGDPEVIGVELATTMDLLDSLASEFNIDLDRVYVTGLSMGGIGTFEAVFHDPERFAAAIPMSGGYVPSALSRFGDVPFFVFHGKKDTAVPWVFSTQMVSAFEETGRTAVYTDCGPFQCSEMSVAELDSALATRPNLVFVSHPNDGHVIWEESYDSRGLHAWLFDQHRLVPDAIQFNAPTGYPTWSGTSTIEWTAPNPGDRVEVWFSPDHGQTWNLVDSGIPNTGSYAFDTQAFGDTPFGLLRIMLVGPDGLVYARQRSTPFQIDNGSSGTPIVQLQDFPFRDRVIPPGAPEDFVDGLLVTDTTLTLRFRAGDIDSPSLDVALFYSSDGGATFETIDTFSHETSGDLRSVIVDMTSLPNAPESQIRLDVSDGAATVSSTTPIFSKQTPRNSSSYIEQVVGNGRPVISINFVAPDLLTNHRYRVDFSVTESESTVRGKSTAELKTYAVTDLDLGVQIFSGFPVSLRESPVFDGIRLSIQDAPDGVDTDQTRWITGDTDMPMTIASQSPSFGALLATPNDYRITITEGVADTSKALFGFSARLMRFTVENVTAGEPRDVIFLDRGDGTLGFSDRLYLLEEDDAGELALAWFLTVGTPTVAPEPGDVFEMVTHKPLSDGDSFEFVGAIGVAVEEDGMPDDFRLGHNYPNPFSRSTTIPYHLASTADVELTIFDAIGRRVAVLVDEQQSGGSHTVTWDTTLMPSGAYFSRLKAGGFQQTRTLLLLK